From a region of the Oryza sativa Japonica Group chromosome 6, ASM3414082v1 genome:
- the LOC4341624 gene encoding zealexin A1 synthase — MAHDAKMEDASHGYVYLAMAVVALLGVLLTKRSRKATAQRLPPGPWQLPVIGSLHHLAGKLPHHAMRDLARRHGPVMMLRLGEVPTLVVSSPEAAQEVMRTHDAVFATRALSATVRAATMGGRDIAFAPYGDRWRQLRKIAATQLLSARRVASFRAIREEEVATMLRAVAAAAADGRAVEMRAALCVVVADSTARAMVGESCQERDAFLREIDRSMELVSGFNPEDLWPSSRLAGRLSGAVRKIEASLHTVLGILDRIIQKRLQEKIGGAGAAAASEDILDVLLRIHKDGGAGGLQVPLDMDDITLVITDLFSGGGETVATLLVWAMAELIRNPMAMQKATAEVRRAFALPGVVSEGEGALGELRYLHLVIRETFRLHPPGPLLLPRECSEPCQVLGYDVPRGTQVLVNVWAIGRDERCWPAAAGGGSPEEFWPERFEDGAEAVDLRGNNFELLPFGAGRRMCPGVAFALANIELTLASLLFHFDWEVPGMADPAKLDMAEALGITARRKGDLLLRPVLRMPVPGV; from the exons ATGGCGCACGACGCAAAAATGGAGGATGCATCTCACGGTTACGTCTACCTCGCCATGGCTGTCGTGGCGCTGCTCGGCGTGCTGCTCACCAAGCGCAGCCGCAAGGCGACGGCACAGCGGCTGCCTCCCGGGCCATGGCAGCTGCCGGTCATTGGCAGTCTTCACCACCTCGCCGGCAAGCTCCCGCACCACGCGATGCGCGATCTTGCGCGCCGCCACGGGCCGGTCATGATGCTCCGGCTCGGCGAGGTGCCCACGCTGGTGGTGTCGTCGCCGGAGGCGGCGCAAGAGGTGATGAGGACGCACGACGCGGTGTTCGCCACGCGTGCGCTGAGCGCCACCGTGCGAGCGGCCACCATGGGAGGCAGGGACATCGCGTTCGCGCCGTACGGGGACCGCTGGCGCCAGCTCCGGAAGATCGCCGCCACGCAGCTCCTCTCcgcgcgccgcgtcgcctccttccgcgccatccgcgaggaggaggtcgccacCATGCTGCGCgcggtggccgcggccgcggcggacgGGCGCGCCGTGGAGATGCGAGCGGCGCTGTGCGTGGTCGTGGCCGACTCCACCGCGCGCGCCATGGTGGGGGAGAGTTGCCAGGAGCGCGACGCGTTCCTCCGTGAGATCGATCGTTCCATGGAGCTCGTGAGCGGGTTCAACCCGGAGGACCTGTGGCCGTCGTCGCGTCTCGCCGGCCGTCTCAGCGGCGCCGTGCGCAAGATCGAGGCGAGCCTCCACACGGTGTTGGGCATCCTCGACCGCATCATCCAGAAGCGCCTGCAGGAGAAGattggcggcgccggcgccgccgccgccagcgaggACATTCTGGACGTGCTGCTGAGGATACACAAGGATGGCGGTGCCGGCGGCCTCCAGGTCCCGCTCGACATGGACGACATCACATTAGTCATCACT GACCtcttcagcggcggcggcgaaacggTGGCGACGCTGCTGGTATGGGCAATGGCAGAGCTGATCCGGAACCCGATGGCCATGCAGAAGGCAACAGCGGAGGTGCGACGTGCCTTCGCACTGCCCGGCGTTGTGTCGGAGGGCGAGGGCGCGCTCGGCGAGCTCCGATACCTGCACCTCGTCATCAGGGAGACGTTTCGGTTGCACCCGCCGGGGCCACTACTGCTCCCGCGCGAGTGCTCGGAGCCGTGCCAGGTGCTCGGCTACGACGTGCCGCGCGGCACGCAGGTGCTGGTCAACGTCTGGGCGATAGGCCGTGATGAGCGGTgctggccggccgccgccggcggcggctcaccaGAGGAGTTCTGGCCGGAGCGGTTCGAGGATGGCGCCGAGGCGGTCGACTTGAGGGGCAACAACTTCGAGCTCTTGCCattcggcgccggccgccggatgTGCCCCGGGGTGGCGTTCGCGCTCGCCAACATCGAGCTCACGCTCGCCAGCCTGCTCTTCCACTTCGACTGGGAGGTGCCCGGCATGGCCGACCCTGCCAAGTTGGACATGGCCGAGGCGTTAGGCATCACAGCGCGCCGCAAGGGCGACCTCCTGCTACGCCCCGTCCTGCGCATGCCCGTGCCCGGCGTCTAG